The following proteins are co-located in the Deltaproteobacteria bacterium genome:
- a CDS encoding response regulator — translation MSKIKVLMVDDEAQFRATTSKILTKRGYDTTVAASGEEAVEVLKKRPQDVVVLDIKMPGMDGHEALARIKEINPETQVIMLTGHGATDSAKESLKKGAFDYLSKPCDIDLLATRINDAYSAVHKPPKEEKRARDIMIPLEDYTTLDPEATIQDAILKLKRSFEELLTTSRLMTSGHRSLLVLDKRGELIGILSIMDLLAALRPSYLSAPKPSLADSMQYSHMFWSGLFTSQVKQLAKKRIGEIMSPPPPAIDEDTNLMEITDLLYTEQSRRLVVTRQGKVVGVVREQEVFFEVARTIAEM, via the coding sequence ATGTCGAAGATCAAAGTGCTGATGGTGGATGACGAAGCACAGTTTCGTGCCACCACCTCGAAGATTCTGACGAAGAGAGGATATGACACCACAGTGGCGGCCAGTGGAGAAGAGGCCGTAGAGGTCTTGAAGAAACGGCCCCAGGATGTGGTGGTGTTGGACATCAAGATGCCGGGCATGGACGGCCATGAGGCGCTGGCCCGGATCAAAGAGATCAACCCGGAAACACAGGTAATCATGCTGACCGGGCACGGAGCCACGGATTCGGCCAAGGAATCGCTGAAAAAAGGGGCATTTGACTACTTGAGCAAGCCCTGCGACATCGACCTCCTAGCCACGCGGATCAATGACGCCTACTCTGCGGTTCATAAACCGCCAAAAGAGGAAAAACGGGCGAGGGATATCATGATCCCCCTGGAGGACTACACGACGCTGGATCCGGAAGCTACAATCCAGGACGCCATCTTGAAGCTCAAACGCTCCTTCGAGGAGCTTTTGACCACCAGCCGGCTCATGACGAGCGGGCACCGCTCGCTTCTGGTCCTGGATAAACGGGGTGAACTCATCGGGATCCTGAGCATTATGGACCTGCTCGCGGCCCTGAGACCTTCCTACTTGTCCGCCCCTAAACCTTCCCTCGCGGACAGCATGCAGTATTCCCACATGTTTTGGAGCGGTCTCTTCACTTCGCAGGTCAAACAACTGGCCAAGAAGCGGATCGGGGAAATTATGTCTCCTCCTCCGCCCGCCATCGACGAAGACACGAACCTCATGGAAATCACCGATCTCCTATACACGGAGCAAAGCAGGCGGCTCGTGGTGACGCGCCAGGGAAAGGTGGTCGGTGTTGTGCGAGAACAGGAGGTCTTCTTCGAAGTGGCGCGCACCATCGCGGAAATGTGA
- a CDS encoding response regulator codes for MELKLMLVDDETRFLETTQKLLSRKGYQVETASSGREALDKLQTQDIHVAILDVKMPGMDGVETLREIKRRFPLVEVIMLTGHATVESAVEGLKCGAFDYLMKPCDIDELLAKARTAFEKRKNIEEKIRIAQSRTYMKSPREILKQFGEN; via the coding sequence ATGGAACTGAAACTCATGCTGGTGGATGATGAAACGCGATTCCTGGAAACCACCCAAAAATTGCTTTCCAGGAAAGGATACCAGGTGGAAACGGCCTCGAGCGGACGTGAGGCCTTGGACAAACTCCAAACTCAGGACATCCATGTGGCCATCCTGGATGTGAAAATGCCTGGAATGGATGGCGTAGAAACCTTGCGTGAAATCAAGCGGCGATTTCCTCTGGTGGAGGTGATCATGCTTACCGGGCACGCCACGGTGGAATCAGCCGTGGAGGGCCTGAAATGCGGCGCATTCGATTACCTGATGAAACCGTGCGACATCGATGAGTTGTTGGCAAAGGCGCGGACGGCGTTCGAAAAGCGAAAGAACATCGAGGAAAAAATCCGCATCGCCCAGTCACGCACATACATGAAGTCTCCCAGGGAAATTCTGAAACAGTTCGGCGAAAACTGA
- a CDS encoding two-component sensor histidine kinase, with protein MEENRYGALRRRILSSMILVPAIPFIIVMGVGYIYFMASLQESTLARLVRIVEDHKHMIESFLYERQSDLRFVADSYRYEDLVKQGALRTVFEDLGRKSSAFSDIGLFDQNGLHVAYHGPYELAGKDYKDAVWFKSVMEEGVYVSDVFLGYRGTPHFIIAVAKQTEGKPWVIRATIDTSLFSNVVETVRIGKTGEAYIINTEGRFQTQRRSGGALMDSDPEAEVYGPPHRMVKTFTAEDIGGKAYLYAFTALKDNQWMLVVRQEKSEAFKDLWHVSIIVLLVAVAGGILIVSIAFYTTNRIVNRIRRTDTEKKELGQQLVFAGRLAEIGEMSAGFAHEINNPLQIIRAEGSLIETILDDFQAQGVLKDSEDLAQIKDSLHQVHIQVDRCGEITQGLLKFARQKESSRQPVDLHVFLPEVVGLVKRKAGVEGVSLSVDIPDDLANVQADPAQLQQVIVNLLNNALYAIAEKHGPSGGELALEARPGSNGKVLLSVRDNGSGISKEHMEKIFTPFFTTKPVGKGTGLGLSICYGIISKMGGTMEVSSEQGKGTTFTVVMNAA; from the coding sequence TTGGAAGAAAACCGATACGGCGCGCTTAGAAGACGGATCCTATCCAGCATGATTCTTGTTCCCGCCATACCTTTTATAATCGTCATGGGGGTCGGATATATTTATTTCATGGCCTCGCTGCAGGAGAGCACGCTCGCACGGCTGGTCCGAATCGTGGAAGATCACAAACACATGATCGAATCCTTCTTGTATGAGAGGCAAAGCGACCTTCGATTTGTCGCGGATTCCTATCGGTATGAAGACCTAGTTAAGCAGGGGGCGCTCCGGACCGTATTCGAGGATTTGGGGCGGAAGTCGAGCGCATTCAGTGACATCGGCCTATTCGATCAGAACGGTTTACACGTGGCCTACCACGGGCCGTACGAGTTGGCGGGCAAAGACTACAAGGATGCGGTCTGGTTCAAGTCGGTCATGGAGGAGGGGGTCTACGTCAGCGATGTGTTTCTCGGATATCGAGGGACGCCTCATTTCATCATAGCCGTCGCAAAACAAACGGAAGGTAAACCGTGGGTGATCCGGGCGACCATCGACACGTCGCTGTTTAGCAATGTCGTCGAGACCGTCCGTATCGGAAAAACCGGAGAGGCTTATATCATCAATACGGAAGGGCGGTTCCAGACCCAGCGGCGTTCTGGAGGAGCGCTGATGGATTCAGACCCGGAGGCGGAAGTCTACGGCCCACCGCATCGTATGGTCAAGACATTCACGGCGGAGGACATCGGCGGAAAGGCATATCTGTATGCCTTTACCGCACTGAAAGACAACCAGTGGATGCTCGTAGTGCGACAGGAGAAGTCGGAAGCATTTAAGGACCTTTGGCACGTAAGCATCATTGTGCTGCTGGTGGCGGTCGCCGGAGGTATTCTTATTGTCTCTATTGCATTTTACACGACCAACCGCATTGTCAACCGCATCCGGCGCACGGATACTGAAAAGAAGGAGCTTGGGCAGCAGCTGGTGTTTGCGGGCCGACTGGCCGAGATCGGCGAAATGTCGGCAGGTTTTGCTCACGAAATCAACAATCCCCTCCAGATCATCCGGGCCGAAGGGAGTCTGATCGAGACCATTCTTGACGATTTCCAAGCCCAGGGTGTGCTGAAGGACTCGGAAGACCTGGCACAGATTAAGGATTCTTTGCATCAGGTGCATATTCAGGTGGATCGGTGCGGGGAGATCACCCAGGGACTGCTCAAGTTTGCGCGGCAAAAAGAGTCCAGCCGGCAGCCCGTGGATCTCCACGTTTTCCTGCCGGAAGTCGTCGGACTGGTGAAGCGGAAGGCGGGGGTGGAAGGGGTTTCCCTGAGCGTTGACATACCGGACGACTTGGCCAATGTCCAAGCGGACCCTGCTCAGTTGCAGCAGGTCATCGTGAACCTGCTCAACAACGCGTTGTACGCCATCGCTGAAAAGCACGGGCCCTCGGGCGGGGAATTGGCGTTGGAGGCAAGACCCGGATCCAACGGAAAAGTGCTTCTCTCCGTTCGCGACAACGGTTCCGGCATCAGCAAAGAGCACATGGAAAAGATCTTTACACCGTTCTTTACAACCAAACCCGTTGGAAAAGGAACCGGACTAGGGCTTTCCATCTGTTACGGCATCATCAGCAAGATGGGCGGAACCATGGAGGTATCGAGTGAACAAGGAAAAGGCACCACATTTACAGTGGTGATGAACGCGGCGTGA
- a CDS encoding DUF1328 domain-containing protein, translating to MFGFGNIAAAAAGIARILFLIFLRSSLDFFTKGSAAP from the coding sequence TTGTTCGGCTTTGGCAACATCGCGGCCGCGGCTGCGGGAATCGCCCGAATTCTGTTCCTTATTTTCCTGAGGTCGTCCTTGGATTTCTTCACCAAAGGATCCGCCGCACCGTAG
- a CDS encoding ferredoxin, which yields MRVKVDQLKCRTIGICVKECSEVFRFQEGSKRATVIIDPIPTEFESKCREVAIKCPQNAILVEE from the coding sequence ATGAGAGTCAAAGTGGATCAACTAAAGTGCCGGACGATAGGTATATGCGTCAAGGAATGCTCGGAGGTATTTCGTTTTCAGGAGGGAAGCAAGAGAGCCACCGTGATCATCGATCCCATTCCTACGGAGTTCGAGTCCAAATGCCGGGAAGTGGCCATCAAATGCCCTCAAAATGCCATCCTAGTCGAAGAATAG
- a CDS encoding response regulator transcription factor, producing MSNKATVLIADDHSVVVEGIRRAIEKETDFELVGVASDGLEAIEKVKTLKPDLIILDVSMPNLNGVETAHQIRKWSDRTRVVIFSMYSDKEYVTELFGSGVSAYVLKEEPLSDLLLALRAVRAGGTYYSKAIQERLKDHMRELELGERGKGLEEVKDGLAKLSVREKEVFVLLADGYTPKEIADRLCISPKTAETHKYNIMEKLKARSLAALTKMAIKKDLIDL from the coding sequence ATGAGTAATAAAGCGACCGTGCTGATTGCGGACGACCATTCCGTGGTGGTCGAAGGCATTCGCAGGGCTATTGAAAAGGAAACCGATTTCGAGCTGGTGGGTGTAGCGTCGGACGGTCTCGAGGCCATCGAGAAGGTCAAAACCCTCAAACCCGATCTCATCATTCTGGATGTATCCATGCCGAATTTGAATGGAGTGGAAACGGCTCATCAAATCCGGAAATGGAGTGACCGGACCCGTGTCGTCATTTTCTCCATGTATTCGGACAAGGAGTACGTAACCGAATTGTTCGGGAGCGGTGTTTCCGCTTACGTGCTCAAGGAAGAACCTTTGTCGGATCTGTTATTGGCGCTCAGGGCCGTACGGGCGGGCGGCACCTATTACAGCAAAGCCATCCAGGAAAGGCTGAAAGACCATATGAGGGAGTTGGAACTGGGAGAAAGGGGAAAAGGCCTGGAGGAGGTCAAGGACGGTCTCGCCAAGCTCAGCGTCCGGGAAAAGGAAGTATTTGTCCTGCTGGCCGACGGCTATACCCCCAAGGAAATCGCCGACCGGCTCTGTATCAGTCCGAAAACCGCGGAGACCCACAAATACAATATCATGGAGAAACTGAAGGCCCGTTCCCTGGCCGCCTTGACCAAGATGGCCATCAAAAAGGACCTCATCGATCTTTGA
- the glgX gene encoding glycogen debranching protein GlgX — protein MDTWPGKPYPLGATFDGVGTNFSIFSEAAERVELCLFDENGEEHRTDLPEVTGFCWHGYLPEVQQGQLYGYRVHGPWAPEQGHRCNPAKLLLDPYAKAVDGEVNWNEAVFPYRFDDPDSAINEEDSAPFVPRSAVINPYFDWGNDQPLGRPLHETVIYEVHVKGFTQELPDIPSELRGTYAGLAHPAALEYLTRLGVTAAELLPVHQFIHDAHLVERGLRNYWGYNSIAYFAPHCGYASRGRLGQQVQEFKQMVKNLHEGGLEVILDVVYNHTAEGNHLGPMLCFKGIDNMAYYRLVEDDRRYYRDYTGTGNSLNMRHPHVLQFIMDSLRYWILEMHVDGFRFDLASTLARELHEVDRLSAFFDLVQQDPVVSQVKLIAEPWDVGEGGYQVGNFPPQWSEWNGKYRDSVRDFWRGQGQTLAEFAFRFTGSSDLYERTTRRPNASINFITAHDGFTLHDLVSYNDKHDEANGEGNQDGENDNRSWNCGEEGLTGNPDILSLRAKQARNFLVTLLLSQGVPMLLGGDEIGRTQQGNNNGYCQDNEISWFDWENTDEDLLQFTRTLIRFRSEHPVFRRRGWFLGRAIHGSGVEDIDWFTPDGIEMAEENWGQDFAKSLAVFLNGEAIHYPGSRGEKIIDDSFLVLFNAHHESIPFTLPGPEWGKEWIRVLDTAEGGFIGDEKTLSAGDKIPVQARSLVLLIRKD, from the coding sequence ATGGATACATGGCCCGGGAAGCCCTATCCTTTGGGCGCCACCTTCGATGGTGTGGGTACCAACTTCTCCATTTTCTCGGAGGCGGCGGAGAGAGTCGAGCTCTGTCTCTTTGATGAGAACGGGGAGGAGCACCGAACGGATCTTCCCGAAGTCACCGGCTTCTGCTGGCATGGATACTTACCGGAGGTGCAGCAGGGGCAGCTGTACGGTTACAGAGTACACGGACCTTGGGCCCCCGAACAGGGTCACCGGTGCAACCCGGCCAAACTCTTGCTCGATCCTTATGCCAAGGCCGTCGATGGAGAGGTGAATTGGAACGAGGCCGTGTTCCCCTATCGGTTCGATGATCCCGACAGCGCCATCAACGAGGAAGACAGCGCGCCCTTCGTTCCACGATCTGCGGTGATCAATCCGTATTTTGACTGGGGAAACGACCAACCTCTCGGCAGACCTCTTCATGAAACCGTGATTTACGAGGTCCACGTCAAGGGTTTCACCCAAGAACTCCCCGACATCCCCTCTGAATTGAGAGGCACCTATGCCGGGCTTGCCCATCCCGCCGCCCTCGAATACCTGACCCGATTGGGCGTAACCGCCGCGGAGCTGCTCCCCGTGCATCAGTTCATACACGACGCGCACCTGGTGGAACGGGGCCTTCGCAACTACTGGGGATATAACTCCATCGCCTATTTCGCCCCGCACTGCGGGTATGCGAGCCGAGGGCGCCTCGGCCAACAGGTCCAGGAGTTCAAGCAGATGGTCAAAAACCTGCACGAGGGAGGGCTCGAGGTGATTCTGGACGTGGTGTACAACCACACGGCGGAGGGCAACCACCTTGGACCGATGCTCTGCTTCAAGGGGATAGACAACATGGCGTATTATCGCCTCGTGGAGGACGATCGTCGCTACTACAGGGACTATACCGGCACGGGAAACAGCCTGAACATGCGGCACCCGCATGTGCTTCAGTTCATCATGGATTCCCTTCGTTACTGGATCCTCGAGATGCACGTGGATGGATTCCGATTCGACCTGGCATCGACACTGGCTCGTGAGCTGCATGAAGTGGACAGGCTTTCCGCGTTCTTCGACCTGGTCCAGCAGGATCCGGTGGTCAGCCAGGTGAAGCTCATTGCCGAACCGTGGGACGTGGGCGAGGGAGGTTACCAGGTGGGTAATTTTCCTCCCCAGTGGTCCGAGTGGAACGGCAAATACCGCGACAGTGTCCGTGATTTCTGGCGCGGTCAGGGCCAGACCCTGGCCGAATTCGCTTTTCGGTTCACCGGCAGCTCGGACCTTTACGAAAGAACCACCAGAAGGCCTAACGCGAGCATCAATTTCATCACGGCCCATGACGGTTTCACCCTCCATGACCTGGTCTCCTACAACGATAAACACGATGAGGCCAACGGCGAGGGAAACCAGGACGGTGAAAACGACAATCGCTCCTGGAACTGCGGCGAAGAAGGCCTCACGGGCAATCCGGACATCCTGTCGCTCAGAGCCAAACAAGCGCGCAACTTCCTGGTCACGCTGCTCCTGTCGCAGGGCGTGCCCATGCTCCTCGGGGGAGACGAGATCGGCCGTACACAGCAGGGCAACAACAACGGCTATTGCCAGGACAACGAGATCTCGTGGTTTGACTGGGAGAACACGGATGAAGACCTTCTGCAATTCACCCGAACGCTCATCCGGTTCAGGTCCGAACACCCGGTTTTCAGGCGTCGGGGTTGGTTTCTCGGCAGGGCCATTCACGGGAGCGGCGTCGAGGACATCGACTGGTTCACGCCCGACGGCATCGAGATGGCCGAAGAAAACTGGGGCCAGGACTTCGCCAAGTCCCTGGCCGTCTTCCTGAACGGCGAGGCCATACACTATCCGGGTTCCCGAGGCGAGAAAATCATCGATGACTCTTTTCTAGTCCTTTTCAACGCCCACCATGAATCGATCCCTTTTACCCTGCCCGGTCCCGAATGGGGAAAAGAGTGGATTCGAGTGCTCGACACCGCGGAAGGGGGATTCATCGGAGATGAAAAGACCCTGTCCGCCGGGGACAAGATCCCGGTCCAGGCCCGATCCCTTGTTTTGCTGATCAGGAAGGATTGA
- the glgA gene encoding glycogen synthase, producing the protein MEIVLLSKEYPPHVYGGAGVHVDYLSRALANVGKGSHTIRVFCFGDQNEHTDNLVVRGIDPNVTLPPLRDPRHKSVQDALQRNLFMVPALNHPDIVHCHTWYTMLAGCIAKQLYGAPLVVTAHSLEPLRPWKEEQLGSGYELSKWLEKTGFQNADGVIAVSESMKQDVHRIYGVPEEKIALIHNGIDDHQYRPKRDPGVPASYGIDPERPYVLCVARMARQKGIIHFLNSVPHLRPGTQVLLCVSSPDTAQIEIEISAKVQQLRTRSDHPVIWVDQTVPREDLISLYSHAALFVCPSIYEPFGLINLEAMACGTPVVASAVGGIPEVVADGETGVLVPFEPAVPDNPEPRDPERFAHDLARAANGLLSDPVIRESMGIAARKRVSSRFRWEVIARETLKFYSRLIKS; encoded by the coding sequence ATGGAAATTGTTTTACTGTCCAAGGAATATCCGCCCCACGTTTATGGAGGCGCGGGCGTTCACGTGGATTACCTCTCACGGGCCCTCGCGAACGTGGGAAAGGGCTCGCATACCATAAGGGTCTTCTGCTTCGGAGACCAGAACGAGCATACGGACAACCTCGTGGTTCGAGGCATTGATCCGAACGTAACTTTGCCGCCCCTCCGGGATCCCAGGCATAAAAGCGTGCAGGATGCGCTCCAAAGAAACCTGTTTATGGTCCCCGCATTGAACCACCCGGACATCGTTCACTGCCACACGTGGTATACGATGCTGGCCGGATGCATTGCGAAGCAGCTTTATGGGGCGCCGCTGGTGGTGACCGCCCATTCTCTTGAACCCCTCCGACCCTGGAAGGAGGAGCAGCTGGGAAGCGGTTACGAGTTGAGCAAATGGCTGGAAAAAACGGGTTTCCAAAACGCCGACGGGGTCATTGCTGTTTCTGAATCCATGAAACAAGACGTGCATCGCATCTACGGCGTGCCTGAAGAGAAAATCGCCCTGATCCATAACGGGATTGACGATCATCAGTATCGCCCCAAAAGAGATCCCGGCGTACCGGCCTCCTACGGGATCGACCCTGAACGACCTTACGTTCTCTGTGTGGCCCGAATGGCGAGACAGAAGGGGATCATTCATTTCCTGAATTCGGTTCCGCACCTGCGTCCCGGCACCCAGGTGCTCCTGTGCGTCAGCTCCCCGGATACGGCCCAAATCGAAATTGAAATCTCCGCGAAGGTGCAACAGCTCAGGACCCGATCGGATCATCCCGTGATCTGGGTTGATCAAACGGTTCCCAGGGAGGATTTGATCTCGCTTTACAGCCATGCCGCTCTTTTCGTTTGTCCCTCGATTTACGAACCTTTCGGACTGATCAATCTCGAGGCGATGGCCTGCGGAACACCGGTAGTAGCCTCGGCAGTCGGAGGCATACCTGAAGTGGTGGCGGACGGCGAAACAGGTGTCCTGGTGCCCTTCGAGCCGGCTGTTCCCGACAATCCGGAGCCTAGGGACCCTGAACGGTTCGCCCATGATCTGGCCCGGGCCGCGAACGGGTTGTTGTCCGACCCGGTGATCCGTGAATCCATGGGAATCGCCGCCCGAAAAAGGGTAAGCAGCCGATTCCGCTGGGAAGTCATCGCTCGGGAAACATTGAAATTTTATTCAAGGCTGATAAAGTCGTAA
- a CDS encoding alpha-1,4-glucan--maltose-1-phosphate maltosyltransferase, which translates to MKTDDERIRIVIEHVTPEIDAGRFPIKRTVGEKVVVEADIFADGHDEISCVLLYRKYGEPEWFEIPMISLVNDRRQGSFAVTDLGRYQYGIQAWVDRFKTWQKKLNKKLEAGQDVSVDLLEGARIVREAALRASGSDAGLLLERAAALNSQERWKDRAIPNQFGDLADLMSRYPDKRSAATYDTELSVVVDREKAGFSSWYEMFPRSCADKPGRHATLRECEARLPYIAQMGFDVLYLPPIHPIGFTDRKGKNNISEAGSGDTGSPWAIGSEAGGHRNIHPDLGTPEDFLRFMDKAKDYGIEIALDLAFQCSPDHPYVREHPEWFRTRPDGTIQYSENPPKKYEDIFPLDFETENWKSLWEELKGVVLFWIEQGVRIFRVDNPHTKPFPFWECLINEIKKKYPEVVFLAEAFTRPKVMYRLAKLGFTQSYTYFAWRNTSSEISRYFEELTQTEASEFFRPNLWPNTPDILTEYLQIGGRPAFMSRLVLAATLGANYGIYGPAFELCEARPRGPGEEEYLNSEKYEIRHWDIERPDSLKDFIARINRIRKENPALQSDRSLRFHPSSNDQLICYSKQTTDRSNIILVVVNLDPHHTHAAWMDIPLVDWGLDPLRPYQVHDLVSDARYLWKGSRNYVETNPAVVPAHIFRIRRRVRTERDFDYFM; encoded by the coding sequence ATGAAAACAGATGATGAAAGAATCAGAATCGTCATTGAACATGTGACGCCGGAGATTGATGCAGGCCGTTTCCCCATCAAGCGAACCGTCGGCGAGAAAGTGGTTGTGGAGGCGGATATCTTTGCAGACGGCCATGACGAGATCTCCTGTGTGCTCCTTTACCGTAAGTACGGGGAACCTGAGTGGTTTGAAATTCCTATGATATCCCTGGTCAACGATCGCCGGCAAGGATCTTTTGCGGTAACCGATTTGGGACGTTATCAGTACGGCATTCAAGCCTGGGTGGATCGATTCAAGACGTGGCAAAAGAAGCTGAACAAAAAGCTCGAAGCAGGACAGGATGTATCCGTTGATCTGCTCGAGGGAGCACGGATCGTTCGAGAGGCGGCCCTCCGCGCATCCGGCAGTGACGCGGGACTTCTTTTGGAACGGGCGGCCGCTCTGAACTCCCAAGAGAGATGGAAGGATCGTGCCATCCCGAATCAGTTTGGAGATCTGGCGGACCTTATGTCCCGCTACCCTGACAAGCGATCCGCCGCTACCTATGACACGGAATTGTCCGTGGTCGTGGATCGGGAGAAGGCCGGATTCAGTTCCTGGTACGAAATGTTTCCTCGTTCTTGCGCCGATAAACCGGGCCGCCACGCCACCTTGAGGGAATGCGAGGCAAGGCTTCCTTACATTGCCCAAATGGGTTTCGACGTGCTTTACCTGCCTCCCATCCACCCTATTGGATTTACCGATCGAAAAGGCAAAAATAATATTTCCGAGGCCGGGTCTGGGGATACGGGGAGCCCATGGGCCATAGGCTCCGAGGCCGGAGGACACAGGAATATCCATCCCGACCTGGGCACGCCGGAGGATTTTCTTCGCTTCATGGATAAGGCGAAAGACTACGGGATCGAGATCGCTCTGGATCTGGCCTTTCAATGTTCACCCGATCATCCTTATGTGAGGGAGCACCCGGAATGGTTTCGCACTCGCCCCGATGGAACGATTCAATATTCGGAAAACCCACCCAAGAAATACGAAGACATTTTCCCGTTGGACTTTGAGACAGAGAACTGGAAGTCGCTATGGGAAGAACTGAAAGGGGTGGTGCTTTTCTGGATCGAGCAGGGTGTGCGAATATTCCGTGTGGATAACCCCCACACAAAGCCGTTTCCCTTCTGGGAATGCCTCATCAATGAAATCAAAAAGAAATACCCCGAGGTCGTATTCTTAGCCGAGGCCTTCACCCGCCCGAAGGTGATGTATCGTCTGGCAAAGCTGGGTTTCACCCAATCCTACACCTACTTTGCCTGGCGCAATACGAGTTCGGAAATCTCACGATATTTCGAGGAGCTGACACAGACCGAGGCAAGCGAGTTTTTCCGCCCGAATCTATGGCCCAATACCCCGGATATCCTGACGGAATACCTTCAAATCGGCGGAAGGCCGGCGTTCATGAGCCGGTTGGTCCTGGCTGCAACTCTGGGCGCCAATTACGGCATCTACGGGCCCGCTTTCGAACTCTGCGAAGCCCGGCCCCGAGGGCCGGGGGAAGAAGAATACCTGAATTCGGAAAAGTACGAAATCAGGCACTGGGATATTGAACGCCCGGACAGCCTGAAGGACTTCATTGCCCGGATAAACCGCATACGGAAAGAAAACCCGGCGCTCCAGAGCGACCGAAGTCTCCGATTTCATCCAAGCAGCAATGACCAACTTATCTGCTACAGCAAGCAGACCACGGACCGATCCAACATCATTCTCGTTGTGGTCAATCTGGATCCTCATCATACGCATGCGGCCTGGATGGATATTCCCCTCGTTGATTGGGGACTTGACCCTCTTCGGCCTTACCAGGTCCACGACCTCGTGAGTGACGCCCGCTACCTGTGGAAAGGATCCAGGAATTATGTCGAGACCAACCCTGCGGTAGTCCCGGCCCACATCTTTCGTATACGACGGCGGGTGCGCACGGAACGCGATTTTGATTATT